A stretch of the Pan troglodytes isolate AG18354 chromosome 20, NHGRI_mPanTro3-v2.0_pri, whole genome shotgun sequence genome encodes the following:
- the LOC740698 gene encoding small ribosomal subunit protein eS27-like, with translation MLLSGPQNLLNSFPVVTTFPQEDMPLTKDLLHPSPEEKRKHKKKRLVQSPNSYFMDVKCPGCYKITTVFSHAQMVVLCVGCSTVLCQPTGGKARLTEGCSFRRKQH, from the coding sequence ATGCTTTTAAGTGGTCCTCAAAACTTACTGAACAGCTTTCCGGTGGTGACAACCTTCCCACAAGAGGACATGCCTCTCACAAAGGATCTCCTTCATCCCTCtccagaagagaagaggaaacacAAGAAGAAACGCCTGGTGCAGAGCCCCAATTCCTACTTCATGGATGTGAAATGCCCAGGATGCTATAAAATCACCACGGTCTTTAGTCATGCACAAATGGTAGTTTTGTGTGTTGGCTGCTCCACTGTCCTCTGCCAGCCTACAGGAGGAAAAGCAAGGCTTACAGAAGGATGTTCCTTCAGGAGGAAGCAGCACTAA
- the LOC129137997 gene encoding zinc finger protein 724-like, which translates to MFMTLTQHKRIHTKKTLFKCEECGKASKQSSNLTEHKRIHTREKHYKCEEFGKDFKWSSNLPENEIIHIGEKPCKCEECGKTFKWSSNLTRHKIIHTGEKLYKCEECGKAFYSSSNLTLHKMIHTAEKTYKCKECGKSFSQYSHLTTHKRIHTGKKTYKCKECGRAYKWSSNLTEHKITHTGEKPYKCEECSKAFNWSLHLAVHKIIHTEEKPYKCEECGKAFKWSSNLTKHKIIYTGEKL; encoded by the coding sequence ATGTTCATGACCCTCACTCAACATAAAAGAATTCACACTAAAAAGACACTgttcaaatgtgaagaatgtggcaaagcttctAAACAGTCCTCAAATCTTACtgaacataagagaattcatactagaGAGAAAcactacaaatgtgaagaatttgGCAAAGATTTTAAGTGGTCCTCAAATCTTCCtgaaaatgagataattcatattGGAGAAAAACCTtgtaaatgtgaagaatgtggcaaaactttTAAGTGGTCTTCAAACCTTACcagacataagataattcatactggagagaaactatacaaatgtgaagaatgtggcaaagccttttaCTCCTCCTCAAACCTTACTTTACATAAAATGATTCATACTGCAGAGAAAacctacaaatgtaaagaatgtggcaaatcTTTTAGCCAGTACTCACACCTTACTAcccataagagaattcatactggaaagaaaacctacaaatgtaaagaatgtggcagaGCTTATAAGTGGTCCTCAAACCTTACTGAACATAAGAtaactcatactggagagaaaccctacaaatgtgaagaatgtagCAAAGCCTTTAACTGGTCCTTACACCTTGCTgtacataagataattcatactgaagagaaaccctacaaatgtgaagaatgtggcaaagcctttaaatGGTCCTCAAACCTTACTAAGCATAAGATAATTTATACTGGAGAGAAACTCTAG